From Pandoraea norimbergensis, the proteins below share one genomic window:
- a CDS encoding amino acid ABC transporter permease, whose protein sequence is MELDFSPVWANWQDLAHGALVTVEVTVCALALGCVLGLLVGMGRLNPAHRIRYGICTIYVTFIRGTPLLVQLFILFFGLPQFNILLPAFLCGVLGLGIYSGAYVSEIVRGAIQSIERGQMEAARSLGMPYGMAMRSVILPQAIVRMIPPLGNEFIALIKNSALVSLLTIHDVMHEGQKIISVSYRSLEVYLAIAFVYLILTGATTLLLQRAEKSLRAGGAVQ, encoded by the coding sequence ATGGAACTCGATTTTTCGCCGGTGTGGGCAAACTGGCAGGACCTCGCGCACGGCGCGCTCGTTACCGTCGAGGTAACTGTCTGCGCGCTGGCCTTGGGCTGCGTGTTGGGCTTGCTGGTCGGCATGGGGCGCCTGAATCCGGCGCATCGCATCCGCTACGGCATCTGCACCATTTACGTCACGTTCATTCGTGGCACGCCGCTGCTGGTGCAGCTCTTTATCCTGTTCTTCGGCCTGCCGCAGTTCAACATTCTGCTGCCGGCGTTCCTGTGCGGTGTGCTGGGTCTGGGCATTTATAGCGGTGCCTACGTCTCGGAAATCGTGCGGGGCGCCATCCAGTCGATCGAGCGCGGCCAGATGGAAGCTGCCCGCTCGCTCGGTATGCCCTACGGCATGGCCATGCGCTCGGTGATTCTGCCGCAAGCGATCGTGCGCATGATTCCGCCGCTGGGTAACGAATTCATCGCGTTGATCAAGAACTCGGCACTCGTGTCGTTGCTCACCATTCACGACGTGATGCACGAAGGCCAGAAGATCATCAGCGTGTCGTACCGCTCGCTGGAAGTGTATCTGGCGATTGCGTTTGTTTATCTGATTCTGACCGGTGCCACCACGCTGCTGTTGCAGCGCGCCGAGAAGTCCCTGCGTGCCGGAGGTGCCGTGCAATGA